A single region of the Massilia sp. erpn genome encodes:
- a CDS encoding energy-coupling factor ABC transporter ATP-binding protein: protein MLELRAVDHVYPDGSAGLRDCSLTLGRGRRHALLGANGAGKTTVLQHLNGLLRPTAGQLRLDGQAFDYGRAGLVELRRRVGLVFQNPERQLFSAQVEEDVSFGPLNLGLDDATVRERVAAALDAVGLRGHARRAVHHLSFGQKKRVCIAGVLAMEPEVLLLDEPMAGLDAPMQAELAALLDRLAARGVTVLLSTHDVDFAFRWADDIHVMAAGRCIASGPAAQLATQTEALRAAGQHPPLALTLHAELVKRGVLPPGPAPRSTDLLLEALRALPVLEYPGEINV, encoded by the coding sequence GTGCTGGAATTACGAGCCGTCGATCATGTGTACCCGGACGGCAGCGCCGGCCTGCGCGACTGCAGCCTGACGCTGGGCCGCGGCCGCCGCCATGCGCTGCTGGGCGCCAACGGCGCGGGCAAGACCACGGTGCTGCAGCATCTGAATGGCTTGCTGCGTCCGACTGCCGGTCAACTGCGCCTGGATGGCCAGGCTTTCGACTATGGCCGTGCCGGACTGGTGGAGTTGCGCCGCCGCGTGGGCCTGGTGTTCCAGAATCCCGAGCGTCAATTATTCTCGGCCCAGGTGGAGGAGGACGTGTCCTTTGGACCGCTCAATCTCGGCCTGGACGACGCCACCGTGCGCGAACGCGTGGCCGCCGCCCTCGACGCCGTCGGCCTGCGTGGCCATGCGCGGCGCGCGGTGCACCACCTGAGCTTCGGCCAGAAGAAGCGCGTCTGCATCGCCGGCGTGCTGGCGATGGAGCCGGAGGTGCTGCTGCTCGATGAGCCGATGGCTGGACTGGATGCGCCGATGCAGGCCGAATTGGCCGCGTTGCTGGACCGTCTGGCGGCGCGCGGCGTGACGGTGCTGCTGTCCACGCACGACGTCGATTTCGCCTTCCGCTGGGCTGACGATATCCATGTGATGGCGGCGGGCCGCTGCATCGCTTCCGGCCCGGCAGCGCAACTGGCGACCCAGACCGAGGCGCTGCGCGCCGCAGGCCAGCATCCGCCGCTGGCGCTGACCCTGCATGCCGAGCTGGTAAAGCGCGGCGTGCTGCCGCCAGGACCGGCGCCGCGCAGTACAGATCTATTGCTGGAGGCGCTGCGCGCGCTGCCAGTGCTTGAATACCCAGGAGAGATAAACGTATGA
- the cbiQ gene encoding cobalt ECF transporter T component CbiQ, whose amino-acid sequence MLIETAAYASRWRGVAPAAKALFALAGILAAWLAQSPAVLATLAALLALAALLGARVPLRSYLAVAVPPLGFLLLSCLTMLVGPGPDGAWHWSAALLPTVVRTALRSLAMLAALLGLVLTTPLPDLLTLLRRLRAPELLLDLMVLSYRMLFVLRQAWDEGVTAQSARLGYRGWRHAWRSLGLLAGQMAVQVWQRAAALQMAADARGYQGTLRFLPAAYPQARRQTAWAVLAGGLLLTMAAGDRW is encoded by the coding sequence GTGCTGATTGAGACAGCGGCCTACGCCAGCCGCTGGCGCGGCGTGGCGCCGGCGGCCAAGGCACTGTTCGCGCTGGCCGGCATTCTTGCGGCCTGGCTGGCGCAAAGCCCCGCCGTGCTGGCTACTCTTGCCGCCTTGCTGGCGCTGGCCGCGCTGCTGGGCGCGCGCGTGCCGCTGCGCAGCTATCTGGCGGTGGCCGTGCCGCCCCTGGGCTTTCTGCTGCTGTCCTGCCTGACCATGCTGGTCGGCCCTGGCCCGGATGGCGCCTGGCACTGGAGCGCCGCCTTGCTGCCTACGGTCGTGCGTACCGCCCTGCGTTCGCTGGCCATGCTGGCGGCGCTGCTTGGCCTGGTGCTGACCACGCCCTTGCCGGATCTTTTGACCTTGCTGCGCCGCCTGCGCGCGCCGGAACTGCTGCTCGATCTGATGGTGCTGAGCTACCGCATGCTGTTCGTGCTGCGCCAGGCCTGGGACGAGGGCGTTACGGCCCAGAGCGCGCGTCTCGGCTATCGCGGCTGGCGCCATGCGTGGCGTTCGCTGGGACTGCTGGCGGGCCAGATGGCGGTGCAGGTATGGCAGCGCGCGGCGGCCCTGCAAATGGCGGCCGACGCGCGCGGCTATCAAGGCACGCTGCGCTTCCTGCCGGCCGCGTATCCACAGGCGCGCCGGCAGACCGCCTGGGCCGTGCTGGCCGGCGGGCTGTTGCTGACCATGGCGGCGGGGGACCGCTGGTGA
- the cobM gene encoding precorrin-4 C(11)-methyltransferase, whose protein sequence is MTSNPGAASLGKVWFVGAGPGDPELITVKGQKLLSQAGAVLFAGSLVDRAATLYAPAGCEIRDSKDMTLEEMTEWLIEQTSKHAIVVRLQTGDPGLYGALIEMARPLVAAGIEWAVVPGVSSAMASMAAAGESMTLPEVTQSVIFTRVEGRTPMPEGEDLASLAAHRTTLCIFLSITLMYKVEAALRAAGWPEDAPMLVVHKASWPGEERILRGTLADIKQRCREAGVASQAMIVASPTLGALHWETLARSKLYDPTFTHRFRKASA, encoded by the coding sequence ATGACATCCAACCCAGGCGCCGCATCGCTCGGCAAGGTCTGGTTCGTGGGCGCAGGCCCAGGCGACCCGGAACTGATCACCGTCAAGGGCCAGAAGCTGCTGTCGCAAGCGGGCGCGGTGCTGTTCGCCGGTTCGCTGGTGGACCGTGCCGCCACGCTGTACGCACCGGCCGGCTGCGAAATCCGCGATTCCAAGGATATGACGCTGGAAGAAATGACCGAGTGGCTGATCGAGCAGACAAGCAAGCATGCCATCGTGGTGCGCCTGCAGACCGGCGATCCGGGCCTGTATGGCGCGCTGATCGAAATGGCGCGCCCGCTGGTGGCCGCCGGTATCGAATGGGCCGTGGTGCCGGGCGTGTCCTCGGCCATGGCTTCGATGGCGGCGGCGGGCGAGTCGATGACGCTGCCCGAAGTCACCCAAAGCGTGATCTTCACCCGCGTCGAAGGCCGCACGCCGATGCCCGAGGGCGAGGATCTGGCCAGCCTGGCGGCGCACCGCACCACGCTCTGCATCTTCCTCTCGATCACACTGATGTACAAGGTGGAAGCCGCGTTGCGCGCCGCTGGCTGGCCAGAAGACGCGCCCATGCTGGTGGTGCATAAAGCCAGCTGGCCGGGCGAGGAACGCATCCTGCGCGGCACCCTGGCCGACATCAAGCAGCGCTGCCGCGAGGCCGGCGTCGCCAGCCAGGCCATGATCGTCGCCAGCCCCACGCTGGGCGCGCTGCACTGGGAAACCCTGGCGCGTTCCAAACTCTACGACCCCACATTCACCCACCGTTTCAGAAAGGCCAGCGCATGA
- a CDS encoding energy-coupling factor ABC transporter substrate-binding protein translates to MKARTWMIWAAIVLLTVLPLWLVSAPPVEPGAEAPSVFGGADERAQQAIGSIAPDYKPWFSPVVEPASGEIASLLFALQAALGAGVIGFWLGMSVTRERARRAAAQNQPPASLPQDRRAD, encoded by the coding sequence ATGAAGGCGCGTACCTGGATGATCTGGGCAGCCATCGTGCTGCTGACCGTACTGCCCCTGTGGCTGGTCAGCGCGCCGCCGGTGGAGCCGGGCGCCGAGGCGCCCTCCGTGTTCGGCGGCGCCGACGAGCGCGCGCAGCAGGCCATCGGCAGCATCGCGCCGGATTACAAACCCTGGTTCTCTCCCGTGGTCGAACCGGCCAGCGGCGAGATTGCCTCGCTGCTGTTCGCCCTGCAGGCGGCGCTGGGCGCTGGCGTGATCGGTTTCTGGCTCGGCATGTCGGTGACGCGCGAACGCGCGCGCCGCGCCGCCGCGCAGAACCAGCCGCCAGCCTCCCTGCCTCAGGACCGTCGTGCTGATTGA
- a CDS encoding energy-coupling factor ABC transporter permease has product MHIMEGFLPPAHALGWAAASLPFMAWGLHSVGQSLRAHPERRMLLGVAAAFAFLLSALKLPSVTGSCSHPTGVGLGALLFGPAAMVPVGFVVLLFQALLLAHGGVTTLGANVFSMAIVGPFVSYGVFRALAAFGLSRSVAVFLAACLGDLATYVTTSLQLAWAFPDPVGGIQVSFAKFAGIFALTQVPIAISEGLLTVLVVNAMARFNEHELRALPVMALRKGEGA; this is encoded by the coding sequence ATGCACATCATGGAAGGTTTTCTGCCGCCGGCGCATGCGCTGGGCTGGGCTGCTGCTTCCTTACCCTTTATGGCCTGGGGCCTGCATAGCGTGGGCCAGAGCCTGCGCGCGCATCCCGAGCGGCGCATGCTGCTGGGCGTGGCCGCCGCCTTTGCCTTCCTCCTGTCCGCCTTGAAGCTGCCGTCGGTGACGGGCAGCTGTTCGCATCCCACCGGCGTCGGCCTGGGCGCGCTGCTGTTCGGCCCCGCCGCCATGGTGCCGGTGGGCTTCGTCGTGCTGCTGTTCCAGGCGCTGCTGCTGGCGCACGGCGGCGTGACCACCCTCGGCGCCAATGTGTTTTCGATGGCGATTGTCGGTCCCTTCGTCTCGTATGGCGTGTTCCGCGCGCTGGCCGCATTCGGCCTGTCGCGCTCCGTGGCCGTGTTCTTGGCGGCCTGCCTGGGCGATCTGGCGACCTACGTGACTACTTCCTTGCAACTGGCCTGGGCTTTCCCTGATCCGGTCGGCGGCATCCAGGTTTCCTTCGCCAAGTTTGCCGGCATCTTCGCCCTGACCCAGGTGCCGATCGCCATCAGCGAGGGGCTGCTGACGGTGCTGGTGGTGAACGCCATGGCGCGCTTTAACGAACATGAGCTGCGCGCCTTGCCGGTGATGGCGCTGCGCAAAGGAGAGGGCGCATGA